A window from Thalassophryne amazonica chromosome 15, fThaAma1.1, whole genome shotgun sequence encodes these proteins:
- the c15h22orf23 gene encoding UPF0193 protein EVG1: protein MTSRGNHTSGLWNCPPGTEYSKETHDMLRLMMQESKVSLLHRRRINDCLKKGEPLPCGPTVSAHPPQARPKNPAPRHLPSRPQRRSAESCRSGNSYCREQFQPRPTRDLEEEKRRLQQIFAGEGLASASPNAPDDKTPEVAEEKDRYQEVLGEIEDRRQFLADMAALGQEKKYTNLINTEILQKIRELEELQKAGDAKKDPRGMTTL, encoded by the exons ATGACGTCACGAGGGAACCACACCAGTGGACTGTGGAACTGTCCGCCGGGGACCGAGTACAGCAAGGAGACCCATGACATGCTGAGAT TAATGATGCAGGAGTCAAAGGTCAGCCTCCTCCACAGAAGACGGAtcaatgactgcctgaaga AGGGGGAACCCTTGCCATGTGGTCCCACGGTGTCCGCCCATCCCCCTCAGGCCAGACCCAAAAACCCGGCCCCAAGACACCTGCCGTCCAGGCCTCAGAGACGCAGCGCTGAATCATGTCGCTCCGGGAACAGCTACTGCCGGGAACAGTTTCAGCCCCGTCCTACAC GAGACTTGGAGGAAGAGAAGAGGAGGCTCCAGCAGATCTTTGCGGGAGAAGGTTTGGCTTCTGCTTCCCCAAATGCTCCTGACGATAAAACCCCAGAGGTGGCAGAGGAGAAGGACCGCTACCAGGAAG TTCTGGGTGAGATTGAAGACAGAAGACAGTTCCTGGCCGATATGGCGGCTCTGGGGCAGGAGAAGAAATACACAAACCTGATCAACACTGAGATACTGCAG AAAATCAGAGAACTGGAAGAGCTGCAGAAGGCCGGCGATGCCAAAAAGGATCCGAGAGGAATGACGACTCTGTAA